A genomic segment from Hypomesus transpacificus isolate Combined female chromosome 13, fHypTra1, whole genome shotgun sequence encodes:
- the LOC124475829 gene encoding uncharacterized protein LOC124475829 — translation MYRHKAYPSSKQIGKAADALVNQHPCLTERGSQTGCEAWKNSLRFKMGNCRTKLSRAGIKDVAANARRCSRSNPTGTPSRTNIKRPRRGEIQFLPNYPCGENKDTLETRRMEILEEFKTMPVDRDIVLVHQHMQRTFPLRREEIVTLAPPIAELKDRWPGLFSEAQLYGEFHRITNQSLQYSFFAALDKNTTQLLKLYKERKTGAFGEKMADLLMAYEEQDKNDISATKTAALAGLPLYLKEDSSVIFKSCKEEQFETFQVGAVALLAVVAEEDTAAGISFQPLHVSVILEDQVVMTLKSWTDALVVLFSLVYALNLSYPAQLSGFFEVIQVFLLNLDDTRMQLKPKLQAIKNQLV, via the exons ATGTATAGACATAAGGCATATCCGAGTAGCAAACAGATAGGCAAGGCTGCAGATGCCCTTGTGAATCAACACCCCTGCCTGACAGAGAGAGGTtcccaaacaggatgtgaagcaTGGAAGAACAGCCTTCGCTTCAAGATGGGCAACTGCAGAACTAAGCTAAGCAGAGCTGGCATAAAAGATGTGGCCGCGAATGCAAGAAGGTGCAGCCGCAGCAACCCGACGGGTACACCATCCCGGACCAACATAAAACGACCCAGAAGAGGGGAAATCCAGTTCCTCCCTAACTATCCCTGTGGTGAGAACAAGGACACACTGGAGACCAGAAGGATGGAGATCCTGGAGGAATTCAAGACGATGCCAGTTGACAGAGACATCGTTCTCGTCCATCAGCACATGCAGCGCACCTTTCCACTTCGCCGTGAAGAGATTGTGACGTTAGCTCCTCCCATCGCAGAATTGAAAGACAGATGGCCTGGCCTCTTCTCTGAAGCTCAA CTCTATGGCGAATTCCATAGGATCACAAATCAAAGCCTTCAATATTCCTTCTTCGCTGCGCTCGATAAAAACACTACACAGCTGCTCAAACTCTACAAAGAGAGGAAGACTGGAGCTTTTGGTGAGAAGATGGCAGATCTGCTGATGGCATATGAGGAGCAG GACAAGAATGACATCAGTGCAACTAAAACAGCAGCACTGGCTGGGCTGCCACTGTACCTAAAAGAAGACTCATCAGTGATCTTCAAGAGTTGCAAG GAGGAGCAGTTCGAAACATTCCAGGTGGGGGCAGTGGCGCTGTTGGCCGTGGTGGCTGAAGAGGACACGGCTGCAGGGATTTCCTTTCAACCTCTCCATGTCTCAGTCATCCTGGAGGATCAGGTTGTTATGACTCTCAAATCTTGGACTGATGCACTGGTGGTGTTGTTCAGCTTGGTTTATGCTCTCAATTTGAGCTATCCAGCACAGCTGAGTGGCTTTTTTGAGGTCATTCAGGTTTTCCTATTAAATCTAGACGATACAAGAATGCAGCTCAAACCTAAGTTGCAGGCCATAAAAAATCAGCTGGTGTAA